The window ATTCACTCTCGAGGACTGCGCTTGAGTTGAAACCGTAATTTCCGCATCTGCTGGAACGCTAACATCACGAATCTCAGATTCGACTATCAACTCAAAGCGAGTCGATAGCCTCTGATAGCGACATATCAATCGAGTGGAATGATCCCATCTGTGACCTTGCTTCTGCATCCATGCCATCGCTTGCTCTTACTTTATGTTTCGTTGACTTCAGGTTTGACTGGATCTTGGTGAATAATCACCTCGGCATCTTCAAAGGCGGCCTTGACCTTTATCCCTGTCGTATCGGCAATACTGTGGGCTTCATTCAAACTCAGATTGCCATCAAGCTCTAAATGGAATTGGATAAAAACGGTTTTGCCAGCCTGACGAGTACGTAAGTCATGCAGCCCTTGTACCCGTGGATCTTCCATTGCGATTTGCGTGATTTGCTGGCGAGTTTCTTCGTCTAACTCCCTATCTAGCAAGGCTTGAATTGAGCGATAGCCCAAGCCAAAGGCTTGATGACCAATATAGAATGCAATCATTACTGCAAACAAACCGTCAGCCCACCACCAACCATATTGGGATAGGACGAGTGCTAACAGTACCGCACCATTGAGGAATAAGTCTGACTTGTAATGCAGTGAATCAGCTTCGACCACAGTGCTTTTTGTCGCCGCTAATGCGCGTTTTTGCAACGTCACTAAAGCTAAAGTCATAATAATCGCGATGACAGAAACCACCACTCCTATGGTGGCATTTTCGACGGGAACGGGCGTTAATAACCGCTCGCCACCATAAAAAAGCAATAAGAAGGCGGAGCCCATAATAAAAGCGGATTGCGCTAAAGACGCTAACGGCTCAGCCTTGCCATGGCCATATCTGTGGTCATGATCCGGCGGCACAAGCGCGTAACGAATTGCAATAAAGTTGATGATGGAAGCGAGTGCGTCGGCAAAGGAATCCGTCAAAGATGCCAACATACTGGCAGAGCCGGAATAAAGCCAAGCGAACATCTTGATAAGAATAAGGATCAAAGCGGTAGCCACGGAAGCGCGGCTAGCCAGTTTGACCCAAAAATCGTATTGGGAAGTCTGAGTCATAAGGGATCTATATTGGGAAGCTATGACCCTATTGTATATCAGCTAAGACACTTAACCGCGAGGTTCTTTACCAGCTTGTGCTTCAAATCGCGCTTTAAACTTAGCTTGCTGCTCTGGCGTCAACAGATTGTATATTTGATTATGTAACTTCATGCGTTCAATGGCTTGAGCTTGACGCTGCTCTTGCTGCGCGCTCATCAGCGCCTTGGCTTGTACTTCATCAAAATTAGGTGCCGTCATCAAAGCCTGCATCTCAGTGCGATGGGCCAAACGCTGTTCTTTCGTTGGGCGGCTATCGGCTCGCGCAGCTTTCTGATCGGCGAATAGCTTTTTGATGTCAGCTCTTTGAGCATCCGTTAAATCCAGCCCTTCAAACATACGATGCATACCGCCCTGATCCATATGTCGGCCGCCATGTTCCATACGATCGCCCATCATGCGGTCGCCTTTGTGGAATTCAGAACGGGAGAAATCACAGCCACCGTCCATAGGTTCAGCATTGACTGTCGTCGCGAAAACCGCAGAACTCGCTAGAATTGCAAACAGGCTCGCTTTCAAAGGTGATAATGTTTTCATAGTGTTAACCTCAGTGGTTCAACTTTAATATTGCAAGTAATAAGACACAGTGACGACCCTTTTAAGCCGAGTCACTTTCGACCCTTCCAGTCTAAACCCCTATATGTAAGTGAGGACGTTGCCTGAGTAAATCACTGTAAAGTTGCAACAGCAAACGGCTGATTCTCTATTCTTTACTTTGGCTTACATTGCTACACAGCAATTGACATCAAAACAGGTATACTCAGCCAAAGCGCTAAAAGTGCCTGTGTAAACGGGTACGCAAGGCCACATTACAGAGATTAAGGAACAGTATGAGTCGGATATTATTAATCGATGACGATCTGGGTTTATCGGAGCTACTAGGGCAACTGCTCGAGTTAGAAGGGTTTCAATTAACCTTGGCCTACGACGGTAAACAGGGTTTAGATCTGGCACTGAGTGCGGATTACGATCTGATCTTACTCGATGTCATGCTGCCTAAATTGAACGGCTTCGAAGTCCTGCGTGCACTGCGTCAGCACAAGCAAACGCCAGTATTAATGCTGACCGCTCGCGGCGATGAAATCGATCGCGTAGTTGGGCTTGAAATCGGCGCCGATGATTATCTGCCAAAGCCGTTTAATGACAGAGAGTTAATCGCCCGTATCCGCGCTATTATTCGTCGCTCGAACTTAACAACCCAAGAAATCCATGCCGCGCCCGCACAAGAGTTTGGCGATCTGCGCTTAGATCCATCGCGCCAAGAGGCTTACTGTAACGAGCAGTTAATCATACTTACAGGCACAGAATTCACTCTGCTGCACACCCTCGCGCTGCACGCGGGAGAATTAATGAATAAGGAAGAGTTAAACGAGAAAGTGCTCGGCAAAAAACTCATGCCCTTCGATCGCAGCTTAGACATGCATCTATCGAATCTACGTAAAAAACTCCCCGAGCGTAGCGATGGGCGGCCAAGGGTGAAAACCATCCGTGGCAAAGGTTATATTTGGCTTCCATAACGGCGGTATCGACTGTGCCTAATCGTTTATTTATCAAATTATTGCTCGGATTCTGGCTCTGCAGCTCGCTGATCATTGCCTTGGTCGGTCTGTTGCCATTGCTGCAACAGAGTCACGACCGTGCACCGCTGCCACCTCACCTTGAAAAAGTCCTATCGACCATAGCGCAGCGCATTCAAGAAAATCCTGCCTTACTGGAATCCGACTTTCTTCGTCGCTGGGAAAGGCACAGAGACATGGAAGGCAAGCCGCTACGGGTTTATCTCGTCAACAGCCAAGGCCAAGTCGTCAACACCCACAGAGTGAGTCGTGGCGTACGTAGCTTTATGTTGATGGCCGATGAAGAAAAACAACCTATTAGCCATCAGTTTAAAGATGAGTTGGTGTTTGGTCCCTTTCAATTCAATCTGGGCGCCGAGACGTATTCACTCTACGGCCGTCTGCCGGATAACCATCCGCGGCCTTGGTTCTTCTTCTTCGCCGAAAATAAGTTATTAACTTTAAGCCTAGCTATTTTCCTATCGGGACTATTATGTGGCCTGCTCGCTTGGCATCTAGGTAAGGCATTAAATTCACTTAAAAAGAGTGCCAATGCCCTCGCAGAGGGTGACTTAAGTCATCGTGTCGATAAGTCCACTACACAGCGTAAAGATGAAATAGGCCAATTAGCTAAGGCCTTCAATAGCATGGCCGACTCCATCGAATCTATGATGAACAATCAACAGAGATTGATGGGCGATATTTCCCATGAGCTACGTACCCCGCTCACCCGTTTACAATTGTCGTTAGCCCTCGCCCGTAAAAAGGGCCAGCAAACGGCAGAAACGGATCGTATCGGCTATGAAGCCGAGCAACTCGAAAAGCTTATCAGTGAATTGTTAGAACTCTCGCGGGTCAAGCTCAGCACTAACGAAACCAAGGTGCATTTAGGCTTGGCCGAATCCCTGAGCCAGGTATTGGACGATGCAGAATTTGAAGCAGAACAGCAAGGTAAAAGCATTACTATCGATATCGATGAAGAAATTGAGTTAGCGCATTTTCCTAAATCACTTTCCCGCGCGATTGAAAATCTGCTGCGTAATGCAATTCGCTATGCCGCAAGCGACATTCACCTGCAGGCGAGTGCAACAGCTGATCAAGTAAAAATCACGATAAAAGACGATGGACCAGGCATAGATGCCGCCGAACTCGATGCCATTTTCAAACCCTTCTATCGCCCTGACTCTGCACGGCAAAGAGAAAGCGGTGGCTGGGGACTTGGGCTGGCAATCACTGAAGCGGCGATTACCGCCCACAAAGGTAAGATTAAAGCCGAGAACCGTGTACCAACCGGTCTTGAAGTGACGATTACACTGCCGAAATAGCCAATATGAAGACAAGTAAACTTGGTAAAACGGATGGCATAGTCGTAGATGGCAACACCTCAGTGTTGCCATCATTTTAAAGTATAAGAAGCTAGATTACAGCTTAACTAATACACGCCCTGTGACTTGGCCTTGGATAATTTTATTCGCGAAATCAGGAACCTCTGCCAATGAGATCTGCTGGCAAGCTTGCTGATAGAAATGTGCAGGTAGTGCTTTAATCACAGCTTCCCACGCGGCTTTTCGTTTCTCAAATGGACAAGAAACAGAGTCGATTCCCAGTAAACTCACACCCCGTAAAATAAACGGCATAACGGTTGTGGGTAATGTAAAACCGCCCGCTAAACCACAAATAGCGGCGGCGCCACCGTATTGCATTTGCGCCAATGCTTTAGCGAGGATCTTGTTGCCAACGGTATCGACCACACCCGCCCAGCGCTGCGCCTCAAGCGGCTTTGCATCTTGTTCAAGCTCACTGCGATCAATCACTTCTGCGGCGCCAAGCTCCCGCAGTAAAGGTGCATTTTGTTCAACCCGACCACTGCAGGCGACCACACGATAGCCAGCATTGGCGAGTAAAGTCACCGCCACCGACCCCACACCACCACTGGCACCTGTGACAAGAATATCCCCACTTTGCGGTGTTATCCCAGCCTGTTGCAGCGCTTGCACGCACAACATAGCCGTAAGCCCGGCCGTGCCTATCATCATGGCTTTAGCGGCATCACAACCTTGCGGCATGGGCACCAGAAAGTCGGCTTTAACCCGCGCTTTTTGCGCCATACCACCCCAGTGATTTTCACCCACGCCCCAACCGGTCAAAATCACCTGATCGCCGACTTGGTATCTTGCATCAGTCGATTCGCGCACGACCCCCGCAAAATCAATGCCTGGCACCATAGGAAACTGGCGAATGATTTTGCCAGCACCCGTCACAGCTAAACCATCTTTATAATTCAGCGAGGAATAGGCAACCTCAACTAAGACTTCCCCTTCTGGTAAATCAGCTTCTGTGATCTGTGAAACTTGAGTAAACGTGCGTTTATCTTCTTGCGTCAGTAGTAAGGCATCAAACATAAATTGCTCTCCGAAGGCCATGAAAATCGCATTAAATGATATTCCAAAAGTTACCATAAAAGGCATCGATGCCATTAACAAGCAGACTTATGGCTAATAGTAAACGCTGAGATCTAAACAGATTAAAGAGAATGACCCAGAGTGATCGAGCGCAAAAATGGCAAAAATGATGTCTTTATGGCTTTAAACTCGCCTGCTGCAAAGCGTTACTCTGGTTAACTTGTCACTATGCAAGAGCTGCAGGCTAAATCCTATAAGTTCTAACCTGCTGCAAGATGAAAGTTATTGATGAGATAAGCGAGAGTTGGGGGATTGATTGAGCTTCGCGACAAGCGTCGCAAGCTAACATTAACCCTTAAGTCCCATCTGTTTTAATCGACGATACAAGGCATTACGGCTGATCCCCAAACGCTTGGCGCATTGGCTCACATTGCCATCAGAGGCTTGGTATGCCTGTAGCACATTGCTATAAATCGCCTCGTGGAGAGAATCCGATTGAACCGCGGTGGCAGTTGGCAGCGTCGCAGTGTTGCCACTCGTAACTTTGCCACTCACAACTTTGCCAGCCAGCGGATGTGATGCAGAGTTTTGACCGGTTTTAACCTCATCACCTAATGGCAGCTCTTCATTTAACTGCTGTGTGTTTAACAGCTGTGCATTTAACGGATCCACTTTTAACGGCTCGCACGCTAATTTTTGTGCAAGATAATCGGGTAAAT of the Shewanella baltica genome contains:
- a CDS encoding Spy/CpxP family protein refolding chaperone — translated: MKTLSPLKASLFAILASSAVFATTVNAEPMDGGCDFSRSEFHKGDRMMGDRMEHGGRHMDQGGMHRMFEGLDLTDAQRADIKKLFADQKAARADSRPTKEQRLAHRTEMQALMTAPNFDEVQAKALMSAQQEQRQAQAIERMKLHNQIYNLLTPEQQAKFKARFEAQAGKEPRG
- a CDS encoding ATP-binding protein, coding for MASITAVSTVPNRLFIKLLLGFWLCSSLIIALVGLLPLLQQSHDRAPLPPHLEKVLSTIAQRIQENPALLESDFLRRWERHRDMEGKPLRVYLVNSQGQVVNTHRVSRGVRSFMLMADEEKQPISHQFKDELVFGPFQFNLGAETYSLYGRLPDNHPRPWFFFFAENKLLTLSLAIFLSGLLCGLLAWHLGKALNSLKKSANALAEGDLSHRVDKSTTQRKDEIGQLAKAFNSMADSIESMMNNQQRLMGDISHELRTPLTRLQLSLALARKKGQQTAETDRIGYEAEQLEKLISELLELSRVKLSTNETKVHLGLAESLSQVLDDAEFEAEQQGKSITIDIDEEIELAHFPKSLSRAIENLLRNAIRYAASDIHLQASATADQVKITIKDDGPGIDAAELDAIFKPFYRPDSARQRESGGWGLGLAITEAAITAHKGKIKAENRVPTGLEVTITLPK
- the fieF gene encoding cation efflux pump FieF → MTQTSQYDFWVKLASRASVATALILILIKMFAWLYSGSASMLASLTDSFADALASIINFIAIRYALVPPDHDHRYGHGKAEPLASLAQSAFIMGSAFLLLFYGGERLLTPVPVENATIGVVVSVIAIIMTLALVTLQKRALAATKSTVVEADSLHYKSDLFLNGAVLLALVLSQYGWWWADGLFAVMIAFYIGHQAFGLGYRSIQALLDRELDEETRQQITQIAMEDPRVQGLHDLRTRQAGKTVFIQFHLELDGNLSLNEAHSIADTTGIKVKAAFEDAEVIIHQDPVKPEVNET
- the acuI gene encoding acrylyl-CoA reductase (NADPH); translation: MFDALLLTQEDKRTFTQVSQITEADLPEGEVLVEVAYSSLNYKDGLAVTGAGKIIRQFPMVPGIDFAGVVRESTDARYQVGDQVILTGWGVGENHWGGMAQKARVKADFLVPMPQGCDAAKAMMIGTAGLTAMLCVQALQQAGITPQSGDILVTGASGGVGSVAVTLLANAGYRVVACSGRVEQNAPLLRELGAAEVIDRSELEQDAKPLEAQRWAGVVDTVGNKILAKALAQMQYGGAAAICGLAGGFTLPTTVMPFILRGVSLLGIDSVSCPFEKRKAAWEAVIKALPAHFYQQACQQISLAEVPDFANKIIQGQVTGRVLVKL
- a CDS encoding response regulator, which translates into the protein MSRILLIDDDLGLSELLGQLLELEGFQLTLAYDGKQGLDLALSADYDLILLDVMLPKLNGFEVLRALRQHKQTPVLMLTARGDEIDRVVGLEIGADDYLPKPFNDRELIARIRAIIRRSNLTTQEIHAAPAQEFGDLRLDPSRQEAYCNEQLIILTGTEFTLLHTLALHAGELMNKEELNEKVLGKKLMPFDRSLDMHLSNLRKKLPERSDGRPRVKTIRGKGYIWLP